The proteins below come from a single Juglans regia cultivar Chandler chromosome 12, Walnut 2.0, whole genome shotgun sequence genomic window:
- the LOC109005824 gene encoding selenoprotein F-like isoform X2 produces the protein MGLSIYIFSLVLLFSLVPFGFTKEQLSSRECEDLGFSGLALCSDCNTLAEYVKDQDLVSDCLKCCTEDSDDSMSKITYSGAVLEVCMRKLVFYPEIVGFIEEEKDQFPSVKVQYIFNSPPKLIMLDNAGQHTETIRIDNWKREHILQFLREKVKPTSAN, from the exons ATGGGGTTGTCAATCTATATCTTTTCTTTGGTTCTGCTATTTTCTCTAGTACCTTTTGGCTTCACAAAAGAGCAACTGAGCTCAAGGGAGTGCGAGGATCTGGGTTTTTCAGGGCTTGCTCTTTGCTCCGATTGTAACACTCTTGCTGAGTATGTTAAGGACCAAG ATTTGGTATCAGACTGTTTGAAGTGTTGCACCGAGGATTCTGATGATTCCATGAGCAAG ATTACCTATTCTGGTGCTGTACTGGAGGTCTGCATGAGGAAACTGGTTTTCTATCCTGAAATTGTGGGCTTCATTGAAGAAGAGAAGGATCAGTTCCCTTCAGTTAAAGttcaatatattttcaattctcCACCGAAGCTGATCATGCTGGACAATGCAGGACAACACACGGAAACCATAAG GATTGACAATTGGAAACGTGAACATATACTGCAATTCTTGCGAGAGAAAGTTAAGCCCACATCAGCAAACTGA
- the LOC108982786 gene encoding trigger factor-like isoform X2, translating to MDIAVLFFSLSPKMIVNRKKLVGGNAPKLTYGSSDFSRHFRFDSREFRAGISHEHLPPVCAILSDVEDVEVSSQLDDFSVTRSRVSDARELMISVEVFGARTKAIFESVFDKMVAAAQPIPGFRRVKGGKTPNIPRDILLEVLGPSKVYKQVIMEVINSTIAEYVEKEGLKVGKDLRVEQSFEDLEVTFVAGEKFSFDAVIQLQEAN from the exons ATGGATATAGCTGTCCTCTTCTTCAGTTTGAGTCCGAAG ATGATAGTAAATCGCAAGAAGCTCGTGGGTGGCAATGCTCCAAAACTTACTTACGGAAGCTCTGATTTTTCACGTCATTTCAGATTCGATTCTCGAGAATTTCGCGCAGG GATAAGTCATGAACATCTTCCTCCTGTTTGTGCCATATTATCAG ATGTGGAAGATGTTGAAGTTTCTTCTCAATTGGATGATTTCTCTGTCACTAGATCGAGGGTCAGTGATGCTAGAGAACTAATG ATAAGTGTTGAGGTCTTTGGTGCCAGAACTAAAGCAATTTTTGAGAGTGTTTTTGACAAAATGGTCGCTGCAGCCCAGCCGATCCCTGGCTTTAGAAGAGTAAAAGGAG GAAAAACACCAAAT atACCAAGAGATATTCTGTTAGAAGTTCTTGGACCTTCTAAAGTTTACAAGCAAGTAATCATGGAAGTAATCAACTCTACCATTGCTGAATATGTAGAAAAG GAAGGTTTAAAGGTCGGCAAAGACTTGAGAGTAGAGCAAAGCTTCGAAGATCTCGAAGTAACATTCGTGGCAGGTGAAAAATTCAGCTTTGATGCAGTCATTCAGCTTCAAGAAGCGAACTGA
- the LOC109005825 gene encoding transcription factor bHLH153-like isoform X1: protein MQTLKYSGEQGLELGRMTEHKRSPCSVEQSSLTSLASKRHKADLSAKDRKEKLGERIMALQQLVSPYGKTDTASVLSEAMEYVQFLHEQVKVLSAPYLQSNQSIMQDLGPNSLRSRGLCLVPISCTAGVAQSNGADIWAPIKTTSPRFEKAISQFL, encoded by the exons ATGCAGACTCTTAAGTACTCT GGAGAACAAGGGTTAGAATTAGGAAGGATGACAGAGCACAAAAGGAGCCCCTGTTCTGTTGAGCAAAGCAGTCTCACTTCTCTTGCATCCAAACGACATAAGGCTGATCTGTCTGCTAAG GATAGGAAGGAGAAGCTCGGGGAGCGAATCATGGCTCTACAACAGCTTGTTTCACCATATGGGAAG ACAGATACAGCTTCTGTCCTTTCAGAGGCAATGGAATACGTACAGTTCCTTCATGAACAAGTTAAG GTGTTAAGTGCTCCGTATCTCCAAAGTAACCAAAGTATAATGCAG GACTTGGGACCAAACAGTTTGAGAAGCAGAGGTTTATGTCTCGTTCCCATTTCTTGCACTGCGGGAGTTGCTCAAAGCAATGGCGCCGACATCTGGGCCCCCATCAAGACAACTTCTCCCAGATTTGAGAAGGCTATTTCTCAATTCCTTTGA
- the LOC108982788 gene encoding eukaryotic translation initiation factor 2A, which yields MASIDPSLALDILVRGPEGFCLWNGPPFSNGQPGIKIEKVPCSNAKFSEDGSRLMVMKSDSVISIYDCRSSKEIRSFQVPNVAAANLSPCGNFFQTFHKSSTPQDKNVNLWKIETGDSVYNHFQKNMTTATWPSIRFSSDEAVACRLATNEIQFFDAQDFSKGVVYRLRVPGVAAIELSKAPGSHVAVFVPESKGVPASIQIFSCGKDSQSQPIARRSFFRCSTVQLNWNRGSSGLLVVVQSDVDKTNQSYYGESKLNYLTTDGTYEGVVSLRKEGPVHDVQWSYSGSEFAVVYGFMPARATVFDKKCNPLLELGTGPYNTIRWNPKGKFLCLAGFGNLPGDMAFWDYTEKKQLGTTKAEWSVTSEWSPDGRYFMTATTAPRLQVDNGIKIFHHNGSLYFKKMFDKLYQVDWKPESPDKYPEIVELIKSIDSLKVEDTKPQGQGSKSSQASTKTTSNNPPAQKPAAYRPPHAKNAAAVQAELFGESPQEATSKNALRNKKKREKQKEKKAAEAGGGS from the exons ATGGCTTCCATTGACCCCTCACTAGCTTTGGACATTTTAG TTAGGGGACCAGAAGGGTTTTGTCTCTGGAACGGGCCCCCATTTAGCAATGGTCAACCTGGTATCAAGATTGAAAAGGTTCCTTGCAGTAATGCAAAGTTCAGTGAAGATGGATCCAGACTTATGGTGATGAAATCTGATTCCGTGATTAGCATCTATGACTGCAGAAGCTCCAAAGAAATCAGATCTTTTCAAGTCCCCAATGTAGCTGCAGCCAATTTGTCCCCATGTGGGAATTTTTTTCAAACCTTTCATAAATCCTCTACTCCACAGGACAAAAATGTGAATTTATGGAAGATTGAGACTGGTGATTCTGTTTATAACCACTTTCAAAAAAACATGACAACAGCCACATG GCCTTCAATTCGATTTAGCTCTGATGAAGCTGTTGCATGTCGACTGGCAACTAATGAGATCCAATTTTTTGATGCTCAAGATTTCTCCAAAGGAGTTGTCTATAGGCTAAGAGTTCCTGGAGTGGCAGCAATTGAGCTTTCTAAGGCACCTGGGTCCCATGTGGCAGTATTTGTTCCAGAATCTAAG GGGGTTCCTGCCAGCATCCAGATATTTTCCTGTGGAAAAGATTCACAGAGTCAACCTATTGCTCGTCGGAGTTTTTTCCGATGTTCAACAGTGCAATTAAATTGGAATCGTGGCTCATCTGGACTTCTAGTTGTGGTGCAGTCTGATGTTGATAAAACCAACCAGAGTTACTATGGAGAATCAAAGCTAAACTACTTGACTACAGATGGGACATATGAAGGAGTTGTGTCTCTTC GTAAAGAGGGTCCTGTTCATGATGTTCAGTGGTCTTACTCTGGTTCAGAGTTTGCCGTTGTTTATGGAT TTATGCCCGCTAGAGCAACTGTGTTTGACAAGAAGTGTAATCCTCTGCTTGAGCTTGGAACAGGCCCTTACAACACCATCCGCTGGAACCCGAAAGGGAAAT TTCTATGTTTGGCGGGCTTCGGTAACTTACCTGGTGACATG GCATTTTGGGACTACACAGAGAAAAAGCAGCTTGGAACAACTAAGGCTGAATGGTCCGTTACAAGTGAGTGGTCTCCAGATGGCCGGTATTTCATGACTGCAACAACAGCTCCAAGACTACAAGTTGACAATGG GATTAAAATTTTCCACCACAATGGGTCCTTGTACTTCAAGAAGATGTTTGACAAGTTGTACCAG GTCGATTGGAAACCGGAGTCACCTGATAAGTATCCTGAAATTGTGGAACTCATCAAGTCTATTGACTCTTTAAAGGTTGAAGACACCAAACCACAAG GACAAGGGTCAAAATCTTCCCAGGCCTCCACAAAAACCACCTCCAACAACCCTCCTGCACAGAAACCTGCGGCATATCGCCCACCACATGCTAAGAATGCTGCTGCCGTTCAGGCAGAG CTATTTGGGGAGAGTCCTCAAGA aGCAACGAGCAAGAATGCtttgagaaacaagaaaaaaagggagaaacaaaaggaaaaaaaggctGCTGAGGCTGGTGGTGGTTCATGA
- the LOC108982786 gene encoding trigger factor-like isoform X1 gives MDIAVLFFSLSPKMIVNRKKLVGGNAPKLTYGSSDFSRHFRFDSREFRAGYPCTLNTQRISHEHLPPVCAILSDVEDVEVSSQLDDFSVTRSRVSDARELMISVEVFGARTKAIFESVFDKMVAAAQPIPGFRRVKGGKTPNIPRDILLEVLGPSKVYKQVIMEVINSTIAEYVEKEGLKVGKDLRVEQSFEDLEVTFVAGEKFSFDAVIQLQEAN, from the exons ATGGATATAGCTGTCCTCTTCTTCAGTTTGAGTCCGAAG ATGATAGTAAATCGCAAGAAGCTCGTGGGTGGCAATGCTCCAAAACTTACTTACGGAAGCTCTGATTTTTCACGTCATTTCAGATTCGATTCTCGAGAATTTCGCGCAGGGTATCCGTGCACTCTGAATACTCAAAG GATAAGTCATGAACATCTTCCTCCTGTTTGTGCCATATTATCAG ATGTGGAAGATGTTGAAGTTTCTTCTCAATTGGATGATTTCTCTGTCACTAGATCGAGGGTCAGTGATGCTAGAGAACTAATG ATAAGTGTTGAGGTCTTTGGTGCCAGAACTAAAGCAATTTTTGAGAGTGTTTTTGACAAAATGGTCGCTGCAGCCCAGCCGATCCCTGGCTTTAGAAGAGTAAAAGGAG GAAAAACACCAAAT atACCAAGAGATATTCTGTTAGAAGTTCTTGGACCTTCTAAAGTTTACAAGCAAGTAATCATGGAAGTAATCAACTCTACCATTGCTGAATATGTAGAAAAG GAAGGTTTAAAGGTCGGCAAAGACTTGAGAGTAGAGCAAAGCTTCGAAGATCTCGAAGTAACATTCGTGGCAGGTGAAAAATTCAGCTTTGATGCAGTCATTCAGCTTCAAGAAGCGAACTGA
- the LOC109005825 gene encoding transcription factor bHLH153-like isoform X2 codes for MQTLKYSGEQGLELGRMTEHKRSPCSVEQSSLTSLASKRHKADLSAKDRKEKLGERIMALQQLVSPYGKTDTASVLSEAMEYVQFLHEQVLSAPYLQSNQSIMQDLGPNSLRSRGLCLVPISCTAGVAQSNGADIWAPIKTTSPRFEKAISQFL; via the exons ATGCAGACTCTTAAGTACTCT GGAGAACAAGGGTTAGAATTAGGAAGGATGACAGAGCACAAAAGGAGCCCCTGTTCTGTTGAGCAAAGCAGTCTCACTTCTCTTGCATCCAAACGACATAAGGCTGATCTGTCTGCTAAG GATAGGAAGGAGAAGCTCGGGGAGCGAATCATGGCTCTACAACAGCTTGTTTCACCATATGGGAAG ACAGATACAGCTTCTGTCCTTTCAGAGGCAATGGAATACGTACAGTTCCTTCATGAACAA GTGTTAAGTGCTCCGTATCTCCAAAGTAACCAAAGTATAATGCAG GACTTGGGACCAAACAGTTTGAGAAGCAGAGGTTTATGTCTCGTTCCCATTTCTTGCACTGCGGGAGTTGCTCAAAGCAATGGCGCCGACATCTGGGCCCCCATCAAGACAACTTCTCCCAGATTTGAGAAGGCTATTTCTCAATTCCTTTGA
- the LOC109005824 gene encoding selenoprotein F-like isoform X1 — protein MGLSIYIFSLVLLFSLVPFGFTKEQLSSRECEDLGFSGLALCSDCNTLAEYVKDQDVLKSNLVVDLVSDCLKCCTEDSDDSMSKITYSGAVLEVCMRKLVFYPEIVGFIEEEKDQFPSVKVQYIFNSPPKLIMLDNAGQHTETIRIDNWKREHILQFLREKVKPTSAN, from the exons ATGGGGTTGTCAATCTATATCTTTTCTTTGGTTCTGCTATTTTCTCTAGTACCTTTTGGCTTCACAAAAGAGCAACTGAGCTCAAGGGAGTGCGAGGATCTGGGTTTTTCAGGGCTTGCTCTTTGCTCCGATTGTAACACTCTTGCTGAGTATGTTAAGGACCAAG ATGTGCTAAAGTCGAATTTGGTTGTAGATTTGGTATCAGACTGTTTGAAGTGTTGCACCGAGGATTCTGATGATTCCATGAGCAAG ATTACCTATTCTGGTGCTGTACTGGAGGTCTGCATGAGGAAACTGGTTTTCTATCCTGAAATTGTGGGCTTCATTGAAGAAGAGAAGGATCAGTTCCCTTCAGTTAAAGttcaatatattttcaattctcCACCGAAGCTGATCATGCTGGACAATGCAGGACAACACACGGAAACCATAAG GATTGACAATTGGAAACGTGAACATATACTGCAATTCTTGCGAGAGAAAGTTAAGCCCACATCAGCAAACTGA